The segment GCTTGTGCCTGATGCTGACCTTATCCTCAGACTCTTTGGAGATGAAGTTTTCTTGAAGTACCATAGAGGCTTTGGCAATTCTTTATTCCTTATACCTCCCGTAGCCCTCGGATTAGCCTTTGTCTTTAACAGGCTTTCATCAAAGAAAAACTTTCTCCTCTTTTTTATCCTCTGCTTCCTAAGCGTGGCTGTCCACACTTTCCTCGATTTACAGACCTCTTTTGGCACAATGCTTCTGTTCCCTTTTTCTGACAGGAGATTCAGTCTTGACCTTGTCTTTATCATAGACCCTTATTATTCAGGCATCTTGATAGCAGGGTTAATCTTTTCGATTTTCATTAAGAAGTATTCTGAAAGAATATGTCAGCTATCGCTTATGGTAATAGTGTTGTATACAGTGCTGTGTGCTTTTGCACATAGCAGGGCTCTTAATCTGGGCTATGAATATGCAAAGGCCAAAGGGCTTGAGGCTGTGGAGGTAGCAGCCCTGCCTCAGCCCCTGTCTCCTTTTCGCTGGGCCAATTATATAGAGACAGAGAAGGAAATACATCAGGGTTTTGTCGACCTTCTGAAAAAACCTTCTGATACAGGGGAGCGGACTGTAACTTTCTTAGGGCGATACAGGGCAAGGTTTAATGCCCCGGAGAAGGTTGTATACAGGGTCTGGGAAAAATTCCCGAATTCGCAATGGGTAGAAAAAGCCCTCAGGCTTGAAGCTGCCAGTTTTTTCCTCTGGTTTTCGAGATTCCCTGTTGTAATAGAAAATAATGCGCTGAATGGATTCCATGTAGTCAGGTTCTTTGACCTTCAGTTTAGTACGATAGAAGGCAGGTATCCCTTTCTATACGAAGTCGTCTTTGATGC is part of the Nitrospirota bacterium genome and harbors:
- a CDS encoding metal-dependent hydrolase, with amino-acid sequence LVPDADLILRLFGDEVFLKYHRGFGNSLFLIPPVALGLAFVFNRLSSKKNFLLFFILCFLSVAVHTFLDLQTSFGTMLLFPFSDRRFSLDLVFIIDPYYSGILIAGLIFSIFIKKYSERICQLSLMVIVLYTVLCAFAHSRALNLGYEYAKAKGLEAVEVAALPQPLSPFRWANYIETEKEIHQGFVDLLKKPSDTGERTVTFLGRYRARFNAPEKVVYRVWEKFPNSQWVEKALRLEAASFFLWFSRFPVVIENNALNGFHVVRFFDLQFSTIEGRYPFLYEVVFDAKGDVYSQGFQSK